Proteins found in one Actinokineospora alba genomic segment:
- a CDS encoding DUF2334 domain-containing protein, which produces MTARLVVSLAGIDTRTLHRCADLAEEMQKRQVPLSLLFAPRRDGAVADWVRTRRAAGDAVLMHGFDHSPEPRARRTVSLARRAEFGALPAHEAGLRLTAAVSAMERLGLSTDSFAPPRWHASRGTLTALRRKGFSLCADLHGVHDLTTEGVHRARVLGFAQTERGETLWCFTYVLAAARTARRGGLIRLAVDAADLVRPGPRQAVLDAIDIARHHGATGVTYPEVLKAPAESRKASTGAVTVPAGI; this is translated from the coding sequence GTGACGGCAAGACTCGTGGTTTCGCTGGCCGGGATCGACACCCGAACCCTGCACCGCTGCGCCGACCTCGCCGAGGAGATGCAGAAGCGACAGGTCCCCCTGTCCCTTCTCTTCGCCCCTCGCCGCGACGGCGCGGTCGCCGACTGGGTCCGCACCCGCCGGGCCGCGGGCGACGCGGTGCTGATGCACGGCTTCGACCATTCCCCGGAACCCCGCGCGCGGCGCACGGTGTCGCTGGCCCGCCGGGCCGAGTTCGGCGCCCTGCCCGCGCATGAGGCAGGGCTGCGCCTGACGGCCGCCGTGTCGGCGATGGAGCGGCTCGGCCTGTCCACCGACAGCTTCGCCCCGCCGCGCTGGCACGCCTCCCGCGGGACTCTCACCGCCTTGCGCCGCAAGGGCTTCAGCCTCTGCGCCGACCTGCACGGCGTGCACGACCTCACCACCGAGGGCGTCCACCGCGCCCGCGTCCTGGGCTTCGCCCAGACCGAACGCGGCGAAACCCTCTGGTGCTTCACCTACGTCCTCGCCGCCGCCCGCACCGCCCGCCGCGGCGGCCTGATCCGCCTCGCCGTCGACGCCGCCGACCTGGTTCGTCCCGGCCCCCGGCAGGCGGTCCTCGACGCCATCGACATCGCCCGCCACCACGGCGCCACCGGCGTCACCTACCCCGAAGTGCTGAAAGCCCCCGCCGAGAGCCGGAAGGCCTCGACGGGGGCGGTCACAGTTCCCGCGGGGATCTAG
- a CDS encoding phosphoribosylaminoimidazolesuccinocarboxamide synthase, with protein sequence MPTLAEYPKIAAGKVRELYAVDDDHLLLVASDRISAYDFVLDVPIPDKGRILTAMSVFWFELLGDLVPNHLVSYDDDRIPAEVRGRALIVKRLEMLPVEAVARGYLAGSGTRDYDRTGAVCGVTLPGGLVEGSKLPEPIFTPATKAELGEHDENISFDAVVAEIGADLAGKVRELTLAIYSKAADYAHGRGVILADTKLEFGLLDGVIVLGDEVLTPDSSRYWPADTYEPGHAQPSFDKQFVRDWMTSPETGWDREGNQPPPPMPAEVVEATRSRYVQAYEQVTGRKFSDWIG encoded by the coding sequence GTGCCGACGCTCGCTGAGTACCCCAAGATCGCCGCAGGCAAAGTCCGCGAACTTTACGCCGTCGACGACGACCATCTCCTCCTCGTCGCCTCCGACCGGATCTCCGCCTACGACTTCGTGCTGGACGTGCCGATCCCGGACAAGGGCCGCATCCTCACCGCGATGAGCGTCTTCTGGTTCGAGCTGCTCGGCGACCTCGTGCCCAACCACCTCGTCTCCTACGACGACGACCGCATCCCCGCCGAGGTCCGCGGCCGGGCGCTGATCGTGAAGCGCCTGGAGATGCTGCCGGTCGAAGCCGTGGCGCGCGGGTACCTCGCGGGCTCGGGCACCCGGGACTACGACCGCACCGGCGCCGTCTGCGGTGTCACGCTCCCCGGCGGCCTGGTCGAGGGCTCGAAGCTGCCTGAGCCGATCTTCACCCCGGCCACCAAGGCGGAACTGGGTGAGCACGACGAGAACATCAGCTTCGACGCGGTGGTCGCGGAGATCGGCGCCGACCTCGCGGGCAAGGTCCGCGAGCTCACCCTCGCCATCTACTCGAAGGCCGCCGACTACGCGCACGGCCGTGGCGTCATCCTGGCCGACACCAAGCTCGAGTTCGGGCTCCTCGACGGCGTCATCGTCCTCGGCGACGAGGTCCTGACCCCCGACTCCTCGCGCTACTGGCCCGCCGACACCTACGAGCCGGGCCACGCGCAGCCGTCGTTCGACAAGCAGTTCGTCCGCGACTGGATGACCTCGCCGGAGACCGGCTGGGACCGCGAGGGCAACCAGCCGCCGCCCCCGATGCCCGCCGAGGTCGTCGAAGCCACCCGGTCGCGCTACGTCCAGGCCTACGAGCAGGTCACGGGACGGAAGTTCAGCGACTGGATCGGGTGA
- the purB gene encoding adenylosuccinate lyase, whose protein sequence is MTAAQKPRIPNVLAGRYASTELATLWSPEEKVRMERELWLAVLSAQAKLGIDVPEQAIEDYRRVLPDVDLGSIADRERVTRHDVKARIEEFNALAGHEHVHKGMTSRDLTENVEQLQVRRSLELIRGRVAAVLSRLARLAAEHGDLVLTGRSHNVAAQATTLGKRFATGADELLVAFQRVDELIARYPLRGIKGPVGTAQDMLDLLGGDQDKLDELERVVAEHLGFENRFTSVGQVYPRSLDYDVVSALVQLAAAPSSVAKTIRLMAGHELVTEGFKPGQVGSSAMPHKMNTRSCERVNGLAVILRGYASMVGELAGDQWNEGDVSCSVVRRVALPDAFFALDGLLETFLTVLDEFGAYPAVVARELDRYLPFLATTKVLMASVQAGVGRETAHEAIKEHAVAVALAMREEGIERNDLLDRLAADDRIPLDRARLDALLADRLPFTGVAGAQVAAVVKRVEEVLGRFPEATGYVPGAIL, encoded by the coding sequence GTGACCGCCGCGCAGAAGCCCCGCATCCCCAACGTCCTCGCAGGCCGCTATGCCTCCACCGAGTTGGCCACCCTGTGGTCGCCCGAGGAGAAGGTTCGGATGGAGCGCGAGCTGTGGCTCGCCGTGCTCTCCGCGCAGGCCAAGCTGGGTATCGACGTTCCAGAGCAGGCCATCGAGGACTACCGCCGGGTCCTGCCCGACGTCGACCTCGGCAGCATCGCCGACCGTGAGCGGGTCACCCGCCACGATGTGAAGGCGCGCATCGAGGAGTTCAACGCGCTGGCCGGGCACGAGCACGTGCACAAGGGCATGACTTCGCGTGACCTCACCGAGAACGTCGAGCAGCTGCAGGTCCGCCGGTCGCTGGAGCTGATCCGCGGCCGGGTCGCCGCGGTGCTGTCCCGGCTGGCCCGGTTGGCCGCCGAGCACGGCGACCTGGTCCTGACCGGCCGCTCGCACAACGTCGCCGCGCAGGCCACCACCCTGGGCAAGCGCTTCGCGACCGGCGCCGACGAGCTGCTGGTCGCCTTCCAGCGGGTCGACGAGCTGATCGCCCGCTACCCGCTGCGCGGCATCAAGGGCCCGGTCGGCACCGCGCAGGACATGCTCGACCTGCTGGGCGGCGACCAGGACAAGCTCGACGAGCTGGAGCGGGTCGTCGCCGAGCACCTCGGCTTCGAGAACCGGTTCACCAGCGTCGGCCAGGTCTACCCGCGCTCGCTCGACTACGACGTGGTGTCCGCGCTGGTCCAGCTCGCGGCGGCGCCGTCGAGCGTGGCGAAGACGATCCGGCTGATGGCCGGGCACGAGCTGGTCACCGAGGGCTTCAAGCCGGGCCAGGTGGGCTCGTCGGCCATGCCGCACAAGATGAACACGCGCTCCTGCGAGCGGGTCAACGGTCTCGCCGTGATCCTGCGCGGGTACGCGTCGATGGTCGGCGAGCTCGCGGGCGACCAGTGGAACGAGGGCGACGTGTCGTGCTCGGTGGTCCGCCGCGTCGCGCTGCCCGACGCGTTCTTCGCGCTCGACGGCCTGCTGGAGACGTTCCTGACCGTGCTCGACGAGTTCGGCGCCTACCCGGCCGTCGTCGCCCGGGAACTCGACCGCTACCTGCCGTTCCTGGCGACCACAAAGGTGCTCATGGCGTCCGTGCAGGCCGGTGTCGGCCGCGAGACCGCGCACGAGGCGATCAAGGAGCACGCGGTGGCCGTGGCCCTGGCGATGCGCGAGGAGGGCATCGAGCGCAACGACCTGCTCGACCGCCTCGCCGCCGACGACCGCATCCCGCTCGACCGCGCCCGCCTCGACGCGCTGCTCGCCGACCGGCTGCCCTTCACCGGGGTGGCGGGCGCGCAGGTGGCGGCCGTCGTGAAGCGGGTCGAAGAGGTGCTGGGCCGCTTCCCCGAGGCCACCGGTTACGTGCCGGGGGCGATCCTCTAA
- a CDS encoding SAM hydrolase/SAM-dependent halogenase family protein, whose translation MAYDWISFTTDYGLADGFPAACEGVIARIAPAARVIHVTHLVPPQDIRRGAAVLAQTVPHLPSAVHLAVVDPGVGTTRRPVCVATGAGMLVGPDNGLLIPAAIALGISAAFELTEYRLNPVSATFHGRDIFAPAAAHLAAGLSPERLGPEIDLGTLVRLPEPETVATPGRLATEVLSSDTFGNLQLAATALDLAASGAKARTRVHAQVGDRSVEAVVGQTFADAEPSGAVLLVDSAGHLALAINGGSAADELRAGAGSPAVVLIGR comes from the coding sequence ATGGCGTACGACTGGATCTCGTTCACCACCGACTACGGCCTCGCCGACGGCTTTCCCGCGGCCTGCGAGGGTGTCATCGCCCGGATCGCCCCGGCGGCCCGGGTCATCCACGTGACGCACCTGGTGCCGCCGCAGGACATCCGGCGCGGGGCGGCCGTGCTCGCGCAGACCGTCCCGCACCTGCCGTCCGCGGTGCACCTGGCGGTGGTCGACCCCGGTGTCGGCACCACGCGCAGGCCCGTGTGCGTCGCCACCGGGGCGGGGATGCTCGTCGGACCGGACAACGGCCTGCTGATCCCCGCAGCCATCGCCCTGGGCATCTCCGCGGCGTTCGAGCTGACCGAGTACCGGCTGAACCCGGTCTCGGCGACCTTCCACGGGCGCGACATCTTCGCCCCCGCCGCCGCCCACCTCGCCGCGGGCCTGTCCCCGGAACGGCTCGGGCCTGAGATCGACCTCGGCACCCTGGTCCGGCTCCCCGAACCCGAAACCGTCGCCACGCCGGGCAGGCTCGCCACCGAGGTGCTCAGCTCCGACACCTTCGGCAACCTGCAGCTCGCCGCGACCGCCCTGGACCTGGCCGCGTCCGGGGCGAAGGCGCGCACCCGGGTGCACGCCCAGGTCGGCGACCGGTCCGTCGAAGCCGTTGTCGGACAGACCTTCGCCGACGCCGAACCCAGCGGCGCGGTGCTGCTCGTCGACTCCGCCGGGCACCTCGCGCTCGCGATCAACGGCGGCTCGGCGGCGGACGAACTGCGCGCGGGCGCGGGAAGCCCGGCGGTCGTGCTGATCGGCCGCTAG